The following coding sequences lie in one Arthrobacter sp. SLBN-122 genomic window:
- a CDS encoding thiamine pyrophosphate-requiring protein gives MTERTVADVIVERLTTWGVGRVFGYSGDGINGFMGALRRTDGQMEFVQARHEESAAFMAVGHAKYTGGVGVVTSTQGPGAVHLLNGLYDAKLDGVPVVAIVGQQSRTVLGSAYMQEIDLMALFKDVASQFVQQVSAPEQVPMVLDRAFRTAKATSSPCVVIIPHDVQSAPAPQLEQQHGIVVTAPSWSAAAKTPREEDLAAAAALLNSAERVALLVGQGARHAAGEVVAVAEKLGAGIATSLLGKPYFDENLPFAVGTMGHLGTTASAHLLGNCDALLIVGSNDPWTEFYPPPGAARAVQIDIDEKKIGNRYPVEVGLAGDAASALEALNQRLEHRQNTPWRSVVEEEVSRWRILSADRAAVPASPVNPERVVRELNGRLPENAQLSVDVGSCVYWYARQLMLPQGVPAHLSGTLASMGCAIPYGLAAKLAHPDRPLVALAGDGAMQMLGTAELVTVAHRWRDWQDPRFVVCVFNNRELTEVTWEQRESEAEPRFAASQELPDFPFAGYADLLGLKGIRVEDPERIADAWDQAFAADCPVVIEVLTDPEIPLLPPFPAGRQKAESMRKGLAAEDDGGRASALLDTYLSHEERREG, from the coding sequence ATGACCGAACGTACAGTGGCCGATGTCATCGTGGAGCGCCTCACCACATGGGGTGTTGGCCGGGTCTTCGGCTACAGCGGGGACGGCATCAACGGATTCATGGGCGCCCTGCGCCGGACCGACGGGCAGATGGAGTTCGTCCAGGCCCGGCACGAGGAGTCCGCGGCCTTCATGGCCGTGGGCCACGCCAAGTACACCGGCGGTGTGGGGGTGGTGACCTCCACCCAGGGCCCCGGCGCGGTCCACCTGCTCAACGGCCTGTATGACGCAAAGCTGGACGGCGTGCCGGTGGTGGCCATCGTGGGACAGCAGAGCCGCACGGTGCTGGGTTCGGCCTACATGCAGGAAATCGACCTCATGGCGTTGTTCAAGGACGTCGCGTCGCAGTTCGTGCAGCAGGTCAGCGCACCGGAGCAGGTGCCCATGGTCCTGGACCGTGCCTTCCGGACGGCGAAGGCCACCTCCTCCCCCTGCGTGGTCATCATTCCGCACGACGTGCAGTCCGCTCCCGCCCCGCAGCTGGAACAGCAGCACGGCATCGTGGTCACTGCCCCCTCCTGGAGTGCTGCAGCCAAGACCCCGCGGGAGGAGGACCTGGCCGCCGCAGCCGCCCTCCTGAATTCTGCGGAGCGGGTGGCCCTCCTGGTGGGCCAGGGCGCCAGGCATGCCGCCGGGGAAGTGGTGGCCGTAGCGGAAAAGCTTGGGGCAGGCATCGCCACGAGCCTGCTGGGGAAGCCATATTTTGATGAGAACCTGCCCTTTGCGGTGGGAACCATGGGCCACCTTGGCACCACGGCGAGCGCCCACCTGCTGGGTAACTGCGACGCGCTCCTCATCGTGGGGTCCAATGACCCCTGGACGGAGTTCTACCCGCCCCCCGGGGCTGCCCGCGCCGTGCAGATCGACATCGATGAGAAGAAGATCGGCAACCGGTATCCCGTGGAGGTTGGCCTGGCGGGAGATGCCGCGTCTGCACTGGAAGCTTTGAATCAACGGCTGGAACATCGCCAGAACACCCCATGGCGTTCAGTTGTGGAGGAGGAAGTCAGCCGCTGGCGGATACTCTCGGCAGACCGGGCCGCCGTGCCCGCCAGCCCTGTCAATCCCGAACGCGTGGTCCGGGAGCTCAACGGCAGGCTGCCGGAGAACGCCCAGCTGAGTGTCGACGTCGGAAGCTGCGTCTACTGGTACGCCCGGCAACTGATGCTGCCCCAGGGCGTCCCGGCACATCTGTCCGGGACGCTGGCCAGCATGGGCTGCGCCATCCCGTACGGACTTGCCGCCAAGCTGGCGCATCCGGACCGTCCCCTGGTGGCCCTGGCCGGAGACGGTGCCATGCAGATGCTGGGCACCGCCGAACTGGTCACGGTGGCGCACCGCTGGCGCGACTGGCAGGATCCGAGGTTCGTCGTGTGCGTCTTCAACAACCGGGAGCTCACCGAAGTCACGTGGGAGCAGCGTGAGTCGGAGGCCGAACCACGCTTTGCCGCCAGCCAGGAACTGCCCGATTTTCCGTTCGCCGGCTACGCGGACCTGCTGGGGCTGAAGGGCATCCGGGTGGAGGACCCGGAGCGGATCGCAGACGCCTGGGACCAGGCGTTTGCAGCGGACTGCCCCGTGGTGATCGAGGTCCTGACCGACCCCGAGATCCCGTTGCTTCCGCCGTTCCCGGCCGGGCGCCAGAAGGCGGAAAGCATGCGCAAGGGACTGGCGGCGGAGGACGACGGCGGCCGGGCCTCGGCGCTGCTGGACACCTACCTCTCGCACGAGGAACGCCGCGAGGGCTAG
- the glgP gene encoding alpha-glucan family phosphorylase yields MKAIRRFTVRTVLPEPIRPLARLASNLRWSWHRPTRELFAGLNPRLWEESGQDPVGFLGMVSREEFQQLAADQSVVDRVRAAEEDLDRYLEEPRWYQGLGPEAPASIAYFSPEFGITEVLPQYSGGLGILAGDHLKAASDLGVPLIGVGLLYQAGYFKQSLSRDAWQQETYPVLDPDGLPLTLLREPSPDGNGKALQISLPLPNGRRLLAHIWRADVGRVPLLLLDSNVPGNDDAARSITDRLYGGGGDHRLQQELLLGMGGVKALRAFQKLTGCAAPEVFHTNEGHAGFLGIERIQELMSGEQALTFDEALAAGRASTVFTTHTPVPAGIDRFEINQISHFFQAGLAPAVPVDRILELGRENYADGNPAVFNMAVMGLRLAQRANGVAKLHGEVSRGMFSALWPGFDHSEVPITSVTNGVHVPTWVDSRISKLARDQFGSEAEALGKWDLAYNVSDADVWALRREMRAALVEDVRRRLRAAWKKRGAADAELGWTDNVLDPDVLTIGFARRVPTYKRLTLMLREPARLKALLLHKEHPIQLVIAGKSHPADDAGKKMIQDLVRFTDDPEVRHRIAFLPNYDIAMARTLFPGCDVWLNNPLRPLEACGTSGMKAALNGSLNLSVLDGWWDEMYDGENGWAIPTANNDASPEERDDIEAAALYELLETQVAPRFYGSTVSEGAGAAGPSTTRSETVPTHWVSMIKHTLSHLGPAVSAERMLRDYVNILYRPAAEAGRSATANSFAQARALASWSAKVRGAWPQVHVEHVDSVGVSEDPQIGDTLQVNAYVALNALTPDDVSVEVAYGRAEENDALADITMMELQVKEDLGSGRHLFSGSLVIDRSGPFGYTVRVLPRHEALASKAELGLIVNA; encoded by the coding sequence GTGAAGGCAATCCGCAGGTTTACGGTCCGTACAGTCCTCCCCGAGCCGATCAGGCCACTGGCCCGGCTGGCCAGCAATTTGCGGTGGTCCTGGCACCGTCCCACCCGGGAACTTTTCGCCGGGCTGAACCCGCGGCTGTGGGAGGAAAGCGGGCAGGACCCCGTGGGTTTCCTGGGGATGGTCAGCCGCGAGGAATTCCAGCAGCTCGCCGCGGACCAGTCGGTGGTGGACCGGGTGCGTGCTGCGGAGGAGGACCTTGACCGGTACCTTGAGGAGCCGCGCTGGTACCAGGGCCTGGGCCCGGAGGCCCCGGCTTCCATTGCCTACTTCTCCCCCGAGTTCGGCATCACCGAGGTCCTGCCGCAGTATTCGGGCGGCCTGGGCATCCTGGCCGGTGACCACCTGAAGGCTGCCTCCGACCTGGGTGTTCCCCTGATCGGGGTGGGCCTGCTGTACCAGGCCGGCTATTTCAAGCAGTCACTGTCGCGCGATGCCTGGCAGCAGGAGACCTATCCCGTCCTCGATCCGGACGGGCTGCCCCTGACGCTGCTCCGCGAACCTTCCCCTGACGGTAACGGCAAAGCCCTGCAGATCTCCCTCCCCCTCCCCAACGGACGGCGACTGCTGGCACATATCTGGCGTGCCGACGTCGGACGCGTTCCCCTGCTCCTGCTGGACTCCAACGTGCCGGGCAACGACGACGCCGCCCGCAGCATCACGGACCGGCTGTACGGCGGCGGCGGCGACCACCGGCTGCAGCAGGAGCTGCTGCTGGGCATGGGCGGGGTCAAGGCCCTGCGCGCCTTCCAGAAGCTGACGGGCTGCGCCGCACCCGAGGTGTTCCACACCAACGAAGGGCACGCGGGGTTCCTCGGGATCGAACGCATCCAGGAACTGATGTCCGGGGAGCAGGCGCTGACGTTCGACGAAGCGCTGGCCGCCGGGCGCGCCTCCACGGTTTTCACTACCCATACCCCCGTCCCTGCCGGCATTGACAGGTTCGAAATCAACCAGATCAGCCACTTCTTCCAGGCCGGGCTGGCGCCCGCGGTCCCGGTGGACCGGATCCTGGAACTGGGCCGCGAAAACTACGCGGACGGCAACCCTGCGGTGTTCAACATGGCGGTGATGGGCCTGCGCCTGGCCCAGCGCGCCAATGGCGTGGCCAAGCTCCACGGTGAGGTGTCCCGCGGCATGTTCTCCGCCCTGTGGCCGGGCTTCGACCACTCCGAGGTGCCCATTACCTCCGTGACCAACGGCGTGCACGTGCCCACCTGGGTGGACAGCCGCATTTCCAAGCTGGCCCGTGACCAGTTCGGCAGCGAGGCGGAAGCGCTGGGCAAATGGGACCTGGCCTACAACGTCAGCGACGCCGATGTGTGGGCTTTGCGCCGGGAGATGCGGGCTGCCCTGGTGGAGGACGTCCGCCGCAGGCTGCGCGCAGCCTGGAAAAAGCGCGGCGCGGCCGACGCCGAGCTTGGCTGGACGGATAACGTCCTGGACCCGGATGTGCTGACCATCGGGTTTGCCCGCCGCGTGCCCACGTACAAGCGGCTCACGCTGATGCTGCGCGAGCCGGCGCGGCTCAAGGCACTGCTCCTGCACAAGGAGCACCCCATCCAGCTGGTCATCGCCGGAAAGTCCCACCCCGCCGATGATGCCGGCAAGAAGATGATCCAGGACCTGGTGCGCTTCACTGACGATCCCGAGGTGCGGCACCGCATCGCGTTCCTGCCCAACTACGACATCGCCATGGCCAGGACCCTGTTCCCTGGCTGCGACGTCTGGCTGAACAACCCGCTGCGGCCGCTGGAGGCCTGCGGGACGTCCGGCATGAAGGCGGCGCTGAACGGATCCCTGAACCTGTCCGTCCTGGACGGCTGGTGGGATGAGATGTACGACGGCGAGAACGGCTGGGCGATCCCCACGGCCAACAATGACGCCTCCCCCGAGGAACGCGACGACATCGAGGCCGCGGCCCTGTACGAACTGCTGGAAACACAGGTGGCGCCGCGCTTCTACGGGAGCACGGTGTCCGAAGGGGCAGGAGCTGCGGGGCCCTCGACCACCAGGAGCGAGACGGTCCCCACGCACTGGGTGTCCATGATCAAGCACACCCTGTCCCACCTGGGCCCGGCCGTGTCCGCGGAGCGAATGCTCCGTGACTACGTGAACATCCTGTACCGCCCCGCCGCGGAGGCCGGCCGCAGCGCCACCGCCAACTCGTTCGCCCAGGCCCGTGCCCTGGCATCCTGGTCCGCGAAGGTCCGCGGCGCCTGGCCCCAGGTGCACGTGGAGCACGTGGACTCGGTGGGCGTATCGGAGGACCCCCAGATCGGCGATACCCTCCAGGTCAACGCCTACGTGGCCCTGAACGCGCTGACCCCCGACGACGTCTCCGTGGAAGTGGCCTACGGCCGGGCGGAGGAAAATGACGCCCTTGCTGACATCACCATGATGGAACTGCAGGTGAAGGAGGACCTGGGCAGCGGCCGGCACCTGTTCAGCGGTTCGCTTGTCATCGACCGCTCGGGACCGTTCGGATACACGGTCCGCGTCCTGCCCCGGCATGAAGCCCTGGCCTCGAAAGCGGAACTGGGACTGATCGTCAACGCTTAG